From the Danaus plexippus chromosome 5, MEX_DaPlex, whole genome shotgun sequence genome, one window contains:
- the LOC116769082 gene encoding TAF5-like RNA polymerase II p300/CBP-associated factor-associated factor 65 kDa subunit 5L yields MKRTRNDAVKAAVTSYLERRNYPDIDFFNHNNCTSRSAEEMAVATIVQCEASRANSIMFSLINNDPGNYDAQYTKLVTFIKEINIEKVKNELLGLLTPLLCHLYLEMLRGGHGGAAQMFLKRHSATLPQKELSYHQPIDGNLPSALYRPNSLEQLFNSLQNGTIDNETPEKDYMNQLLDDIGTIYTLQEVESRPSIAAFRSCKYDIYLSQDSLNLLKTFLARHGHVLIIQVLQTWFHIDINNDNKKTSEDDDEEHNEDENHMNVANCDEKPTDKNDVFSKCNGHTEHQSVDKELRDLQDAIKGVRETIAPLKLYKIATPDSHLICGKTDQYCNVLCGGFENSEIRLWDLGQNNVKKKINRNISEVEIACCIPAEPETSLDNTFQIGTGLPLRGHSGPIQAISILAQEQLVLSASHDNTMRAWKLSDYSCASIYRGHNYPIWCMDVSKNGLFIVTGSHDRTAKLWSLDRTFPVRIFVGHLSDVTCVKFHPNEAYLASGGADRTVRMWSVCDARLVRVLCGHRAPPRALAFSPSGKHLASAGDDKKIKVWDLAACNCIHEYRGHHSKVTSLDWSAVGKASLTNRISSDPNDTNADNSILCSAGMDGIVKVFYDSYSKNKQMANQDVTNSTYNTKCSYLVDVQVHPDWMVAIGAKR; encoded by the exons atGAAAAGGACTAGAAATGATGCAGTTAAAGCAGCCGTTACATCCTACTTAGAGCGAAGGAATTATCCC GACATTGATTTCTTTAACCACAATAATTGTACTAGTCGCAGTGCTGAAGAAATGGCAGTGGCTACAATTGTACAATGTGAAGCTAGCCGTGCCAATTCTATTATGTTTTctcttattaataatgacCCTGGAAATTATGACGCTCAGTAcacaaa actggttacttttataaaggaaataaatattgaaaaggtTAAAAATGAGTTACTTGGTTTACTTACACCATTGTTATGCCACTTATATTTGGAAATGCTGCGCGGTGGCCATGGTGGTGCAGCTCAAATGTTTCTAAAGAGACACTCTGCTACATTACCACAAAAGGAGTTATCATACCACCAACCAATAGACGGCAATCTTCCATCAGCACTGTACCGACCAAACAGCCTTGAGCAATTGTTCAATTCTCTACAAAACGGTACTATAGATAATGAGACCCCAGAGAAAGACTATATGAATCAACTGTTAGATGACATTGGAACTATATATACCTTGCAGGAAGTTGAATCTCGACCTTCCATAGCTGCTTTTCg GTCCTGCAAATATGACATATATCTATCACAAGACTCTCTAAACCTTCTGAAGACTTTTCTGGCTAGACATGGACATGTTTTAATCATACAAGTTTTACAAACATGGTtccatattgatattaataatgacaATAAGAAAACTTCt GAAGACGATGATGAAGAACACAATGAAGATGAAAATCATATGAATGTTGCGAATTGTGATGAAAAACCAACTGATAAAAATG ATGTGTTTTCCAAATGTAATGGTCACACAGAACATCAATCTGTAGACAAAGAATTGAGAGATCTGCAAGATGCTATTAAAGGTGTTAGAGAAACAATTGCACCACTCAAACTGTACAAAATTGCTACTCCTGATAGCCA TCTGATATGCGGTAAAACAGACCAATACTGTAATGTGTTATGTGGAGGATTTGAAAACTCAGAAATAAGACTTTGGGATCTTGGACAGAATAATGTTAAGAAAAAGATTAACAGAAACATATCGGAAGTGGAAATTGCTTGTTGTATACCAGCCGAACCCGAAACTTCATTAGACAATACCTT TCAAATAGGAACAGGTTTACCACTTAGGGGTCATTCTGGTCCAATTCAAGCTATCAGTATTCTAGCTCAAGAGCAACTAGTGTTGTCCGCATCCCACGATAATACCATGAGGGCATGGAAATTGTCAGATTATTCATGTGCTTCTATATACCG AGGTCACAATTATCCGATATGGTGCATGGACGTATCCAAAAatggtttatttattgtaacggGATCTCATGATAGAACTGCAAAACTATGGTCATTGGATCGCACATTTCCAGTTAGGATTTTTGTGGGACATTTATCTGATGTTACC TGCGTAAAATTTCATCCCAACGAGGCGTACCTGGCGTCAGGAGGCGCGGATCGCACGGTTCGAATGTGGAGTGTATGTGACGCTAGACTTGTTCGTGTATTGTGTGGACATCGCGCTCCACCACGAGCACTGGCCTTCTCACCCTCAGGGAAACATTTGGCTAGTGCAG gtgatgataaaaaaattaaagtgtgGGATCTAGCCGCTTGCAACTGTATTCATGAATACAGAGGACATCATAGTAAAGTGACGTCATTAGATTGGTCAGCAGTCGGAAAGGCTAGCTTGACTAACAGAATATCGTCAGATCCTAATGACACAAATGcagataattcaatattatgcTCCGCTGGTATGGATGGCATAGTAAAGGTTTTTTATGACAGTTACTCAAAAAACAA acaAATGGCCAATCAAGATGTCACAAACTCCACATACAACACAAAATGTTCATATCTTGTAGATGTTCAAGTACATCCCGATTGGATGGTAGCTATTGGAGCGAAAAGATAA
- the LOC116769009 gene encoding DNA polymerase delta subunit 3 gives MDKDEIIEAYANTVKEYILDEDKLVTYITLSKDLCVHVNNSKKLLQHVVQDLEKENIKLNVNYIVSGLLEDNKAQTKVCTKEDLNVVKTSFKILFYDHVYSVCKGSPVVDNASHLLLTKFEDFNLCSGQIKGSECIKRSTTEIGNLKTSSEEQIIIESKPLITPAKKSKTVNNDLKLKNGEDTKNGYRSEDLTSTVKTEPVTPKKEPTPTKQMTNKTNGHKTQKGIAGFFNKPSVPENKKVPKETKQIKAGNELKETVKIEEQPMEVDSKPEVIAKKVVKDELKTKSDNEMLNKIKKSSKVDKKRKRVLHVSDSDSDTENDPFVDNLNSNIDSIDPSDDEIPATPSASIIKITSGITNPKKKRKIVNKTYTDEDGYILTKKEEVYESCSENEEEVPLNNTKVKEEKSDTSPITKTVQKNPKKKVSPPQKGKQSTLTNFFKKV, from the coding sequence ATGGATAAAGATGAAATAATTGAAGCATATGCCAACACCGTCAaggaatatatattagatGAAGATAAATTAGTAACGTATATTACTTTAAGTAAGGATTTATGCGTACAtgttaataattcaaaaaaattactacaaCATGTAGTTCAAGAtcttgaaaaagaaaatattaaacttaatgttaattatatagtatCAGGTTTATTAGAAGACAATAAAGCGCAGACAAAAGTATGTACAAAAGAAGATCTAAATGTTGTTAAAACATCGTTCAAGATTTTATTCTATGATCATGTATATAGTGTTTGTAAGGGTTCCCCGGTAGTTGACAATGCGTCGCATCTATtactaaccaaatttgaagaTTTCAATCTATGTTCTGGACAAATTAAAGGGTCTGAGTGTATTAAGAGGTCTACAACAGAAAtcggaaatttaaaaactagcaGCGaggaacaaataattattgaaagtaAGCCATTAATAACACCTGCAAAGAAAAGTAAAACAGTAAACAATGATCTGAAGTTGAAAAATGGTGAGGATACTAAAAATGGATATAGATCTGAAGATCTGACCTCCACTGTCAAGACTGAACCAGTAACTCCTAAAAAGGAACCAACTCCTACAAAACAAATGACCAACAAAACTAATGgtcataaaacacaaaaaggAATTGCAGGCTTTTTCAACAAGCCAAGTGttcctgaaaataaaaaagtcccgaaagaaacaaaacaaattaaagcaGGAAATGAGTTAAAGGAAACTGTGAAAATAGAAGAGCAGCCTATGGAAGTAGATAGCAAACCAGAAGTAATAGCTAAAAAAGTTGTTAAGgatgaattaaaaactaaaagtgACAATGAAATGTTGAATAAGATCAAGAAATCTTCTAAAGTTGATAAAAAACGTAAAAGAGTTTTGCATGTATCAGATAGTGATAGTGATACAGAGAATGATCCGTTTGTTGATAATTTGAATTCTAATATAGATTCAATTGATCCTTCTGATGATGAAATACCGGCAACACCGTCAGCtagtatcattaaaattacttcagGCATCACTAACCCTaagaaaaagagaaaaattgttaataagaCATATACAGATGAAGatggatatattttaactaagaaAGAGGAAGTATATGAAAGCTGTTCAGAAAACGAGGAAGAGGTcccattaaataatactaaagttAAGGAAGAAAAGTCAGACACATCCCCAATAACAAAGACCGTTCAAAAAAAtccaaagaaaaaagtatCACCACCTCAAAAAGGTAAACAGTCCACTCTTacgaatttctttaaaaaagtttag
- the LOC116769078 gene encoding ATPase H(+)-transporting accessory protein 2 isoform X1 has protein sequence MTVSHQFPCKMGVTMPLFWITLAVSVLGSNAAGEFSVLHSPQSLKFFGSSKTSESLLKEIFSAALGLSVEENSEWDGLSITDPFNTPEAVVQVYIDGISSLGENSGLKSKNYPLIVDEYEPDAYDAIKHRIKQRFINGNNKLVNIGLSNSDDLVAASKVFGEIVPPKIPKKSFNLKYDTIDEDYQFLYELEVLKKIINKLKSGAVSPDNIIDFYNIRFRSLHALSDYHGPNSIQTKEARQLLVEAIQELNDAFVKAYDGSVLVTVVTTDVAHTRRAIRAAPDTVADDQDEEQMEKQLRSGQDNYSADYAAIFNIMLWFGIVFAFSLVAIVYAVMDMDPGRDSIIYRMTSTRMKKDN, from the exons ATGACAGTAAGCCACCAGTTTCCATGCAAAATGGGTGTAACAATGCCTCTGTTTTGGATTACCCTTGCAGTCTCAGTCTTAG GGTCCAACGCTGCTGGTGAATTCAGCGTGTTACATAGTCCACAATCCTTGAAGTTCTTTGGATCAAGCAAAACATCTGAAAGTCTCCTGAAAGAAATTTTCTCAGCAGCTCTTGGCTTATCAGTAGAAgaa AATTCAGAATGGGACGGTTTGTCCATCACAGATCCTTTTAACACCCCAGAGGCAGTTGTACAAGTCTACATTGATGGTATATCTTCACTTGGAGAAAAT AGTGGACTTAAGAGTAAAAACTACCCTCTTATTGTTGATGAATACGAACCAGATGCATATGATGCTATCAAACATAGAATTAAGCAGCGCTTTATTAACGGAAACAACAAGCTTGTTAACATTGGGTTATCAAACTCTGATGAT TTAGTTGCAGCATCAAAGGTGTTTGGTGAAATTGTTCCTCCTAAGATTCCCAAAAAATCTTTCAACTTGAAATATGATACCATAGACGAGGATTACCAATTCTTATATGAGTTGgaagttttgaaaaaaattattaacaag TTGAAAAGTGGTGCAGTATCTCCTGATAACATTATTGACTTCTACAACATTAGATTCCGTTCCCTTCATGCACTATCAGACTACCACGGCCCTAACTCAATCCAAACCAAAGAGGCTAGACAACTTTTAG TTGAAGCTATTCAGGAGTTAAATGATGCATTTGTGAAGGCTTATGATGGTTCAGTGCTTGTTACTGTTGTGACTACTGACGTAGCACACACAAGACGTGCTATTCGAGCAGCTCCTGATACAGTGGCTGATGATCAG GACGAAGAACAGATGGAAAAGCAACTGCGATCC GGTCAAGACAACTATTCGGCTGATTATGCCGCCATCTTCAACATTATGCTATGGTTTGGAATTGTGTTTGCATTTTCATTAGTCGCTATTGTCTATGCTGTTATGGATATGGATCCTGGCAGGGACTCCATCATATATCGCATGACTAGCACTCGAATGaagaaagataattaa
- the LOC116769010 gene encoding LIM and senescent cell antigen-like-containing domain protein 1 isoform X2 — translation MSLDNMFCTRCGDGFETNEKIVNSNGELWHTGCFVCAQCFRVFPDGVFFEFEGRKYCERDFQVLFAPCCGKCREFIIGRVIKAMNSNWHPACFRCEECNAELADAGFIKHAGRALCHACNARIKADGLQNYICHKCHGVIDGEPLRYRGEVYHGYHFTCATCGLELDHTAREVKNRPGYAANDVNNLFCLRCHDKMGIPICGACRRPIEERIVTALGKHWHVEHFVCAKCEKPFHGHRHYEKKGLAYCEQHYHQLFGNLCYVCNQVIAGDVFTALNKAWCVHHFACAVCDTALSTRSKFYEYDERPACRRCYERLPSELRRRLRRAHHYTMRR, via the exons ATGTCTTTGGACAATATGTTCTGCACTCGGTGCGGAGACGGATTTGAGACCAATGAAAAGATAGTTAATTCTAATGGAGAGCTCTGGCATACAGGATGTTTTgt GTGTGCCCAATGCTTCCGTGTATTTCCTGATGGCGTCTTCTTTGAATTTGAAGGTCGTAAATACTGCGAGCGTGATTTCCAAGTTTTATTTGCACCTTGCTGTGGCAAATGtc GGGAATTCATAATTGGTCGTGTAATAAAAGCGATGAATTCCAACTGGCATCCAGCTTGTTTCCGTTGTGAGGAATGTAACGCGGAACTAGCTGATGCAGGGTTTATTAAACACGCCGGTCGTGCTTTGTGCCACGCTTGTAACGCAAGAATCAAGGCGGACGGACTTCAGAACTATATATGCCACAAATGCCA TGGTGTGATCGACGGGGAGCCGCTCCGTTACCGAGGTGAGGTATACCACGGTTATCATTTCACGTGTGCAACCTGCGGCCTAGAGTTGGACCACACCGCCCGCGAGGTGAAAAACCGGCCTGGATACGCTGCCAATGACGTG AATAATCTATTCTGCCTACGTTGTCATGATAAAATGGGTATACCCATTTGTGGAGCTTGTCGCCGCCCTATCGAAGAAAGAATTGTTACTGCTTTGGGAAAACATTGGCATGTTGAG caCTTCGTGTGTGCCAAATGTGAGAAACCGTTCCACGGTCATAGACACTACGAGAAGAAGGGACTTGCGTACTGCGAACAACACTATCACCAGCTGTTCGGCAACCTGTGCTATGTTTGCAACCAAGTTATCGCAGGAGATG TTTTCACCGCATTGAACAAAGCATGGTGCGTTCATCATTTCGCGTGCGCGGTCTGTGACACCGCGCTCAGCACTCGTAGTAAGTTCTACGAGTATGATGAGCGTCCAGCGTGTAGAAGGTGCTACGAGCGTCTACCATCAGAGCTACGGCGTAGACTGCGACGAGCTCATCATTATACTATGCGGcggtga
- the LOC116769078 gene encoding ATPase H(+)-transporting accessory protein 2 isoform X2 has translation MTVSHQFPCKMGVTMPLFWITLAVSVLGSNAAGEFSVLHSPQSLKFFGSSKTSESLLKEIFSAALGLSVEENSEWDGLSITDPFNTPEAVVQVYIDGISSLGENSGLKSKNYPLIVDEYEPDAYDAIKHRIKQRFINGNNKLVNIGLSNSDDLVAASKVFGEIVPPKIPKKSFNLKYDTIDEDYQFLYELEVLKKIINKLKSGAVSPDNIIDFYNIRFRSLHALSDYHGPNSIQTKEARQLLVEAIQELNDAFVKAYDGSVLVTVVTTDVAHTRRAIRAAPDTVADDQGQDNYSADYAAIFNIMLWFGIVFAFSLVAIVYAVMDMDPGRDSIIYRMTSTRMKKDN, from the exons ATGACAGTAAGCCACCAGTTTCCATGCAAAATGGGTGTAACAATGCCTCTGTTTTGGATTACCCTTGCAGTCTCAGTCTTAG GGTCCAACGCTGCTGGTGAATTCAGCGTGTTACATAGTCCACAATCCTTGAAGTTCTTTGGATCAAGCAAAACATCTGAAAGTCTCCTGAAAGAAATTTTCTCAGCAGCTCTTGGCTTATCAGTAGAAgaa AATTCAGAATGGGACGGTTTGTCCATCACAGATCCTTTTAACACCCCAGAGGCAGTTGTACAAGTCTACATTGATGGTATATCTTCACTTGGAGAAAAT AGTGGACTTAAGAGTAAAAACTACCCTCTTATTGTTGATGAATACGAACCAGATGCATATGATGCTATCAAACATAGAATTAAGCAGCGCTTTATTAACGGAAACAACAAGCTTGTTAACATTGGGTTATCAAACTCTGATGAT TTAGTTGCAGCATCAAAGGTGTTTGGTGAAATTGTTCCTCCTAAGATTCCCAAAAAATCTTTCAACTTGAAATATGATACCATAGACGAGGATTACCAATTCTTATATGAGTTGgaagttttgaaaaaaattattaacaag TTGAAAAGTGGTGCAGTATCTCCTGATAACATTATTGACTTCTACAACATTAGATTCCGTTCCCTTCATGCACTATCAGACTACCACGGCCCTAACTCAATCCAAACCAAAGAGGCTAGACAACTTTTAG TTGAAGCTATTCAGGAGTTAAATGATGCATTTGTGAAGGCTTATGATGGTTCAGTGCTTGTTACTGTTGTGACTACTGACGTAGCACACACAAGACGTGCTATTCGAGCAGCTCCTGATACAGTGGCTGATGATCAG GGTCAAGACAACTATTCGGCTGATTATGCCGCCATCTTCAACATTATGCTATGGTTTGGAATTGTGTTTGCATTTTCATTAGTCGCTATTGTCTATGCTGTTATGGATATGGATCCTGGCAGGGACTCCATCATATATCGCATGACTAGCACTCGAATGaagaaagataattaa
- the LOC116769188 gene encoding protein N-lysine methyltransferase METTL21D-like isoform X2 produces the protein MSHRTPGFQLTDLFPREIDIEVCLKTLRIFQKMEGDVNCVVWDASLVLAKYLETMCQTKPEFLSGLRVLELGSGLGVVGLTAATLGAQVTLTDLPEALPLLRLNLSENKSKIASMGGYAIAESLALLPLIETLQCLNHTLKQKPTIYLTQELRDSEIQKKLWNDFYEKLNEYFYIEKIPEEQQHVNYRSPDILLLKIIKK, from the exons atGTCTCACAGAACTCCAGGATTTCAGCTGACTGATTTGTTTCCTAGAGAGATTGATATTGaagtatgtttaaaaactctgagaatatttcaaaaaatggAAGGTGACGTTAATTGTGTTGTATGGGATGCATCATTAGTTCTCGCTAAATATCTTGAAACCATGTGTCAGACAAAACCAGAATTTTTAAGTGGCTTAAGAGTACTGGAATTGGGTTCAGGGCTAGGTGTTGTGGGACTTACTGCAGCTACATTAGG ggCTCAAGTAACACTCACCGATTTACCAGAAGCTCTGCCATTGCTCCGATTGAATTTATCTGAAAATAAATCGAAAATTGCAAGCATGGGAGGATATGCTATAGCCGAGTCCTTA GCATTGCTACCTCTAATAGAAACCCTGCAGTGTTTAAATCACACACTGAAACAGAAGCccacaatatatttaacacaagAACTAAGAGATTCTGAGATACAGAAAAAGCTATGGAATGACTTTTACGAAAAACTCAATGAgtacttttatattgaaaaaattccCGAAGAACAACAACATGTCAACTACAGAAGTCCCGATATActcttgttaaaaataataaagaaatga
- the LOC133320791 gene encoding uncharacterized protein LOC133320791: MCNFSFLCFLFFWNDILREVNNAQIALQSKGLCVDEIIIKLEAPRLFTGEKRLPLAEQAINFAVQKSEEYSISMERRIRRKKRMPGELASSTDAGLTLRAELQKDMLECLDRFNIELETRVKSIKDVTSLIEVVRSKTLLSANTEQLKFAISKFTNLYDEVAETELLLEIPRLRRYLKAANITISNWVTLDYLIFIVEWDFTESLPNLTVTLNLFITILASVASCERSFSKLKLIKNYLRSTMTETRLNNLGILTIEHEATQSINFEDVISEFASVKARRKKF, encoded by the coding sequence ATGTGCAATTTCtcatttctttgttttcttttcttttggAATGATATTCTAAGGGAAGTGAACAATGCTCAGATTGCATTACAAAGTAAAGGTTTATGTGTTGATGAAATAATCATCAAACTAGAAGCACCTCGTTTATTCACTGGAGAGAAACGATTGCCTCTAGCAGAACAGGCAATAAATTTTGCTGTACAAAAATCGGAAGAATACAGTATTTCGATGGAACGACGAATTCGTCGCAAGAAACGCATGCCCGGTGAGTTAGCATCGTCCACCGATGCAGGACTTACACTTAGAGCGGAACTTCAAAAGGACATGTTAGAATGTCTTGACAGATTCAATATTGAACTCGAAACAAGAGTAAAGTCCATTAAAGACGTAACTTCATTGATCGAGGTTGTGCGGTCGAAGACCTTGCTTTCGGCAAACACTGAACAGTTAAAATTTgctatatcaaaatttactaACCTTTACGATGAAGTAGCAGAAACAGAACTACTTTTAGAAATACCAAGATTGAgaagatatttaaaagctGCTAATATTACTATCTCTAATTGGGTGACACTGGACTATTTGATATTCATTGTGGAATGGGATTTTACAGAATCTCTTCCGAATCTAACGGTCacactaaatttatttataacaatattagcATCAGTTGCTTCATGTGAGAGAAGTTTcagcaaattaaaattaattaaaaattacttgcgGTCTACAATGACTGAAACCAGATTAAACAATCTTGGTATTTTAACGATAGAACATGAAGCAACacaaagtataaattttgaagACGTGATTTCGGAGTTCGCAAGTGTAAAAGCTAGAAGGaagaaattttga
- the LOC116769010 gene encoding LIM and senescent cell antigen-like-containing domain protein 1 isoform X1, translating into MPGIATMSLDNMFCTRCGDGFETNEKIVNSNGELWHTGCFVCAQCFRVFPDGVFFEFEGRKYCERDFQVLFAPCCGKCREFIIGRVIKAMNSNWHPACFRCEECNAELADAGFIKHAGRALCHACNARIKADGLQNYICHKCHGVIDGEPLRYRGEVYHGYHFTCATCGLELDHTAREVKNRPGYAANDVNNLFCLRCHDKMGIPICGACRRPIEERIVTALGKHWHVEHFVCAKCEKPFHGHRHYEKKGLAYCEQHYHQLFGNLCYVCNQVIAGDVFTALNKAWCVHHFACAVCDTALSTRSKFYEYDERPACRRCYERLPSELRRRLRRAHHYTMRR; encoded by the exons ATGCCAGG tatAGCCACCATGTCTTTGGACAATATGTTCTGCACTCGGTGCGGAGACGGATTTGAGACCAATGAAAAGATAGTTAATTCTAATGGAGAGCTCTGGCATACAGGATGTTTTgt GTGTGCCCAATGCTTCCGTGTATTTCCTGATGGCGTCTTCTTTGAATTTGAAGGTCGTAAATACTGCGAGCGTGATTTCCAAGTTTTATTTGCACCTTGCTGTGGCAAATGtc GGGAATTCATAATTGGTCGTGTAATAAAAGCGATGAATTCCAACTGGCATCCAGCTTGTTTCCGTTGTGAGGAATGTAACGCGGAACTAGCTGATGCAGGGTTTATTAAACACGCCGGTCGTGCTTTGTGCCACGCTTGTAACGCAAGAATCAAGGCGGACGGACTTCAGAACTATATATGCCACAAATGCCA TGGTGTGATCGACGGGGAGCCGCTCCGTTACCGAGGTGAGGTATACCACGGTTATCATTTCACGTGTGCAACCTGCGGCCTAGAGTTGGACCACACCGCCCGCGAGGTGAAAAACCGGCCTGGATACGCTGCCAATGACGTG AATAATCTATTCTGCCTACGTTGTCATGATAAAATGGGTATACCCATTTGTGGAGCTTGTCGCCGCCCTATCGAAGAAAGAATTGTTACTGCTTTGGGAAAACATTGGCATGTTGAG caCTTCGTGTGTGCCAAATGTGAGAAACCGTTCCACGGTCATAGACACTACGAGAAGAAGGGACTTGCGTACTGCGAACAACACTATCACCAGCTGTTCGGCAACCTGTGCTATGTTTGCAACCAAGTTATCGCAGGAGATG TTTTCACCGCATTGAACAAAGCATGGTGCGTTCATCATTTCGCGTGCGCGGTCTGTGACACCGCGCTCAGCACTCGTAGTAAGTTCTACGAGTATGATGAGCGTCCAGCGTGTAGAAGGTGCTACGAGCGTCTACCATCAGAGCTACGGCGTAGACTGCGACGAGCTCATCATTATACTATGCGGcggtga
- the LOC116769188 gene encoding protein N-lysine methyltransferase METTL21D-like isoform X1, whose translation MSHRTPGFQLTDLFPREIDIEVCLKTLRIFQKMEGDVNCVVWDASLVLAKYLETMCQTKPEFLSGLRVLELGSGLGVVGLTAATLGAQVTLTDLPEALPLLRLNLSENKSKIASMGGYAIAESLVWGDKNSEIHKQEFDMIVLADCVYYEDALLPLIETLQCLNHTLKQKPTIYLTQELRDSEIQKKLWNDFYEKLNEYFYIEKIPEEQQHVNYRSPDILLLKIIKK comes from the exons atGTCTCACAGAACTCCAGGATTTCAGCTGACTGATTTGTTTCCTAGAGAGATTGATATTGaagtatgtttaaaaactctgagaatatttcaaaaaatggAAGGTGACGTTAATTGTGTTGTATGGGATGCATCATTAGTTCTCGCTAAATATCTTGAAACCATGTGTCAGACAAAACCAGAATTTTTAAGTGGCTTAAGAGTACTGGAATTGGGTTCAGGGCTAGGTGTTGTGGGACTTACTGCAGCTACATTAGG ggCTCAAGTAACACTCACCGATTTACCAGAAGCTCTGCCATTGCTCCGATTGAATTTATCTGAAAATAAATCGAAAATTGCAAGCATGGGAGGATATGCTATAGCCGAGTCCTTAGTATGGGGTGATAAAAATTCTGAAATTCATAAACAAGAGTTTGATATGATTGTTTTAGCTGATTGTGTTTACTATGaagat GCATTGCTACCTCTAATAGAAACCCTGCAGTGTTTAAATCACACACTGAAACAGAAGCccacaatatatttaacacaagAACTAAGAGATTCTGAGATACAGAAAAAGCTATGGAATGACTTTTACGAAAAACTCAATGAgtacttttatattgaaaaaattccCGAAGAACAACAACATGTCAACTACAGAAGTCCCGATATActcttgttaaaaataataaagaaatga